The Arabidopsis thaliana chromosome 5, partial sequence genomic interval atttgaaatttgaaaactgTGTTGGCCAAATATACAAGTAAGTATCCATAGACTTTTAGAtaattttgtatctttttcttttggatacCAAAGATGCTATaggaagaaactaaaatttggtgaagtttttttttggataaataaatagtattaAGTAATGAAATACAGAGAAATATTGCAAACTATACTTTTCATTCtgaatacatttttttggGATTATTAGAAATTGTTTTGAGGTTATATATTTCTGTTTAACGACTGATAGATGGTAATTTTATTACTGCATTAGTGAAAACTCTACATTAAACACTTTTGATGTTACATATGAAATGTCTATTACTGAGAGTTGGTGCTCCTGTTGATGTTCTTAGCCTGCCACACGGTATTCGCGACGTTACGGtgttacaaacttacaataATGTGATACGGGTGATGACAAACCCTAGTTCATTCCTTgttgaaacaaattttgtgtttctctCCAATTGCCACTTGATTTTCGAAAGTACGTACATTGAACTTTCTTGTTGCAGCTACGAGTTATCTAATGTTATAGTACACGCTTCCGAAATAAATACGACTTTGGCCCACCCTCACGTATGTATATAACTTCTTCTACCTAATTTTATCAATACGCtttacttttaagaaaaatgtaattCGTTCAGCACATTTATCATAAGAATAACATATAGAtcattaaaacaattaaaaccttaaaccagCCTATACGAGGGAATCATGAAACTATGTTGCTACAAAGAGCAAACCGTTCACAAATACGGCTGTGGCAGTGAGGCTTCTGTTTTCAGATTTTCACATGTTTCAGTCCAAAAAACGTAACAGTGGTAATAGAATAACAACTTACTGAAACTATTAACAAGAttcatatcaaaaatataactagAACAGtagaatgatatatataaaaagtgtTGTTTTGGTTCGAAATCTCcttgtatatattaaaacaaataaagaattgATATAAGCTATAATATACTATAGATAAGAGCTGTTTCTATTATTCTGTTCAGTAGATAAGAGCTGTTTATAATCCCCAAAAATATAAGAGCTGTTCTTTCATTTTCCCTGTATTAATTTGCTTTTGAAATGTCCACAAAATACAGTTTCTGCTCTGACtaaaaaacaacataattcaCTGGCCACTGATGTCAGTATTTGCATTTGCATGTGACAGAATCAGTTGtgatctttttctctctctgcgTCTCATAAATAAGTCACGAGCGAATTTTACATTATCATGAGATCATCCCAATTGAATCTCTATCTTTTCTTAAACTATTCTCATacatgtatatgtagatttttatttttttcagattCGTATTTGATGGCTGTAAAGTATAAATGCAAGCTACACAATGATGTTTTGGACTGCCCATAATCTTATTCCTAATATTAAGGACCTCAAATTAGTAACGCATAAAGATTAATATTCTATGCCATAGAcgtttcttaattcttatagTTGATGCTTTAAATGTGCATTAATCATCTTAATGTGTGAATGGTAAATTTGGAAATAGTAATGTTGTTACCATAATTAATATACGCTAACGCCACCACATTCAACACCGTTTCATTAAGTCGAGTCCAATCTTATATTACCACTCAAATTCGGCCGATATTGCTccttgttttgatattttcccACGCGACAAAATTCAACCGGACCGGTCCAATAAAAACCTCTCGCATTGAAGATCAGACTTATTGACACCCGTACTTGCATGCAACTATTACTATTATCTGTATTTATTATCAAATTACACGACCGAAAATCAAATTCAGTTGCAAGATCATGGAGACTAGCTAGAGATCATAGATTCCTTCCCGCTTCAAACATATCTAGTGATATAGAAAAGAAATCGCCACAAATACACCAAACTTGAGATTCATCATTACACTAACAACACGATTACATATATTTGAAACACTTTTTAATTTGGACCGACTTAAGAAGACACTcgaagacaaaagaaaaagtacattaaggttGAATCGAGATAGTTCTATAACATTTCTAAAAGATCAATGTCGGTTTACACGACTAGATATACTAACCGTACCAAATACCACCGACTAAAATTATTTCCCTTGATTAAAACGCTAATTAATTGACTTTAATTATTAAGAAaggaaattaataaaaaaaactacaatattataattttaatgatACAAAACGAGACGACGATCACAAGAAGAACACGAGTACTTCCTCTTGATCTTGAAACAAAGAGGAACGAAACAGAACATCCATTTTCTTTCGACATCAAGCATTTGCACTTTACCTCCACAATAAGGACACGATCCAGGTGCTTGTTGTCTCCCTAACTCTGTCTCTTCCTCATCACATAAACACACCAAACacattgtttttctctctcagaTCTGAGTCTtgcctctctttttcttttggtagcTAGGgaagttttagttttgtaaaaattcTGTAATgggtttattttgtttggaagaTCAGAGAATTTTGTGAGCTTTAGAGgaaaattcaattattttcttgagaaaactGTTTCTGAGAAACTTCTTGCGGAGGCTTATATTGAAAGAGCAAATTTTGaagtcttatttttttaagtcgCTAAGATAGGATATTTGGTTGGTGCATGAACGAGACTTTATAGAGAAAGGAGGAAAAAAACGGCTTTGCTTTTTGCCCGTTTTATTACttgacttctttttttggtttgccTGGATATTTTACTATCTGAGGTATTTATTGCTGACTTAATTATGTTGTCAAATTTGGTTAATtactttcaaatcaaaataaaaataaaatggaataTAATAAGCTGGAATACGCGTTattcttgtttcttaattcaacttttttttaagagtAAGTTTAATTTAATCGGATGTATAACTTTTTTACTGatataaatgttaaatatttatattattttaaaatcacgATAATAATTACAAAGGAAACTAAACGATATAAAGACCTAATCAAACTTGCGGCATATTTTAGTGGGTATAACAATTGTTTCAAGAATTACTTTTTTCCTCAAATAAGTGTAATCTAAtgtaagaaatataaaattgtggTAGTAATGGTAACaatgttttcaagttttgcTAACGTACTGATTTTTCCAACCTTTAGATTGATAAAGTGGTTGGTTTGATGGTATTCACATTTGTTAACTGTTCTTGATGAAACATGGGACAGTTTCAGAAATTTTTTCTATAACATATTGACAAATACGAGagtcaaattaataaaatagagtttgtttcttaaataaaaaattgcttaatTAATACAATATAGTTGCAATCATTTAAATGTGGAACCACACGCGTGCAGTGTGTTGATGTAAATTGGGATGCTTCACTCAAGCTGTATAGAGTACAAGTGAAATGAAAAGCGGAATTATTGTAAGCTAATTTGTACATTTAAGAGCAAACAAAAAgtagaaacaaacaataagTCAATAACTAATGCCGGGTCTCGTGACTCTTGTTCCTAATGTAAAAACACAATCACGTACGTTAAAGACTCCAATGCATTACTACAAGACGACAATATTCTGCGTTACCTTTTACTTTGATTTCATCGCCCCAATCGTTggttttttgcttcttttttttttttgtaacgtGCAAAAGAAACATTTGATATCTCAAATGATAGGAACTCTAAAAGCTGAAGGTGGTATAACCTAAGTTCGAAGCGAATGAATCATGGCCGTTAGATCAGCATCTACATAGGTGGATATCGGGGACACAATATGAACATCGACGGCTCAAAATACTATGGACGTGTTCGTCATAAAGTTCAGTAACTTATTGTATTAACAAGCCAACATATTCTATGGCCCAACGTCCCAATGTTTTAAAACGAGTCAGAAGTTTTCTTTGGTTagatgtctttttttttttactaaagcGTAAATCATTTAGATGcatttagataaaatatttcaatgatgttattaaaatattttcaattggATTAAACTACATGAGTTTGATGAATATGCGATGGAGAAATATGGGAGATCAGATCATCCCTTTTTATTTCTCATCATATTAATAATCTCAtaagatataaaatttacTCTCTCATTGATTTAATTGTGTCCGTATAAGTTGTTTGCGATTTGGACTTATTGACGAAGTACGAACTCATAATGTCGACaagtaaaaatcaaataatggACAATGGTCGAGGACATAAATGAACACATGGGTAGTAAGCCTACTATAGATTTTCGTCGTTTTTTTCTAGGGCTTCTAAAGTGTGTCCTAGAATACaaataactagattttaacccgcggtatactgcggagacaatttattttttaaagttagtatatataaaaatttgtaaattgtatctatctataaaatatttttattttatagtttacaactGTTATTAAataacgtcctgccaaacccgtcccgcaaAACCCGTCCTGCAAAAaatccatttattttattaatattgatcttatttatgaattattgtctaaatattttagtcgatGCGGGAtgttgaacccacacatttttcgccaattggtcaatatatgttcatttttaaaattttgaatcacaaaatatgacggaaatgtttttgagatttttttaaactatatattatataatgatgttaaatttttttatatattaaactttttataagtttaaatattaataatgttttataaagtttaaatatatatataataatatttaaaaaatatattttttgccttttaggtaatgacataataactctaaaagcaaagatttagaagatttaaatcgttaattaaatattttcatttctaaataattaatgccagtagcatgacattgtaaataagttcaaatatagaatttatttatttaaacaaaaaacgtttagtaagaataatatttatttaaacaaaaaaactttgttttaaaatattgttaacaaatacgtttatgctaattttaagggattgatgtgaagtttgtttggattaaatttgattgataatgtgattgacaatttaaattaagaatttaaagtaaaattaattattttgaaaaaaaaaattaatactaatggtattgggttgtaaataagtccaactttaaaatttatttgttaaaatgactacaaaaatatatatatagatagcaAATTATTGCTGCAAGATTGTATCTTGTGACCAATGGCAAAACATACTATACGGTCTTACGGATGATCCCTGAGTATGACTGTTTTGGACTCAAAATCGAATTTCGATTATGTGACACTATGGGCTTGATGATAACTGTTTTCGTTTTGACCCATGTTCAATCCAATACCGAATGTTTGTGGAACGTCGGACCAGGACTCAACCAATATTAAGTGGGCCAATAACATAACACGTAAAAATGAGCCTAGCTCATCctaattcctttttttctttttttttgatttgtggACAGGGAAGTCAAACTTCGATAGTTGGACCGTAGTTACCATCATATCTATATTTGGATTAAAACAAATACGCCAAAAAAGTTCAACATCTAATCGTGATTTTCGTTTGCAAATCTTTTTTACGAATTTTGCATTAGATACAACTAGTCCATGTATAGCGAATGGGATATAATAAGAATACATATAGTATAAAATTCGTAGgaacaaaagcaaagagacATTCCTACTACAAACCCTACAGAAAAAAAGGGAAtgaaacaaaagttgaaaGCAAAAGTCAGTTGTGGCCCATTCACACCTCATCTGCAATGATGACGAAACAGAGTGGGAAACCCAAAAAGTTTGGcttttatttatacattttcacTAATTAATAGACTAATACCATAAAGTTGATTATTCACTCTTCTCCCATGCAATACACTCCAAAAGACTCGATAGATAGATTGATCGTTGATTCGTAATCGTACCCCagccaaaagaaagaaaaaaaaatcaatacataAAGACACATCGATCTacattaaagtttttattctATGGTCTTGTTTGTATATCATgtcatattttcattaaaccCCACTCTTATCGTTTTTCCGTATATTTTCCACCGAATGATACAAATCATTTTCTCTCCACTGtcgtttctttttaattacatgCTTTGTATACATGTATAACATTAATAATCTAGCGGCATAGATATAATATATCCTTAGCTCATGATTAGCCTAGTCATGACCAACCgaattatgaaaataatttttttttgttataagcGTACGTGGATAACATAACATGCCAATAATTATTGTATCAAACAATATATCATCACAGTAGCAGTCGAACTAGttggagaaacagagaaagatgaaaaatgtgaaaacaGAATCTActatcttctttttggttgaatattttttaggTGTGATACAAAGTGATGGGTTTTAGACTAGCAAAGAGAATCCATGTTGGGTGCTTCAAAAGGCGAGccatcaaaaagaaagaagagaaagaatataaagatgagagagagagagaatattTTCACTAAGTGTAGGCTTTGGTGAATGTGAAgtgtctttgtgttttttggtaaattgTTGTGTCAGCTTGATAGGGCACGCGTTTGTTCAAACTcccaataaattaaaagaaaaaagaagaagaggacatTTGTCACTTTGCCCTCCCTGATCACGAGAGCTGAAACACTCTGTCTAAAACAGAAGGTCTGTTTCCCCATGTGATTGGATCCTTCTATCTGACCTAGAGAGTTTGATTC includes:
- a CDS encoding uncharacterized protein (unknown protein; BEST Arabidopsis thaliana protein match is: unknown protein (TAIR:AT4G29905.1); Has 30201 Blast hits to 17322 proteins in 780 species: Archae - 12; Bacteria - 1396; Metazoa - 17338; Fungi - 3422; Plants - 5037; Viruses - 0; Other Eukaryotes - 2996 (source: NCBI BLink).), coding for MCLVCLCDEEETELGRQQAPGSCPYCGGKVQMLDVERKWMFCFVPLCFKIKRKYSCSSCDRRLVLYH